In Lapillicoccus jejuensis, the DNA window CGTGGCCTCTGTTCGTAGGCCCAGCCGGGTGCACATGTGGACAGCGTCCCCACGTCAGCGACTGAGCCACTTCGGCCGACACACATATCGGGCGACAGGAGCGCACTATCTCGGAGTATGGTTCATGGATCATCGGGATACGGGCGGGCGGGCATGGACTACACCAGCGATCTTGAGATCCGACGACAGCTAGGCATCGACAACTGGCGTGAGTTGTCAAAGGACAAAATGCTTCGTTTCATGGCAATGATGCCGGACATGCAGACTGACGTCGCACTTAAGGTCATTGAGCAGTTTCCAAGTTTCAAAGACTTTGCTGCTGGTGCGATTGACGCTCTCGGGAATGCTCATGATTCCACGATTGAAGCCAATAATGAAAGCAGTCTGCACGTTCATGACGCATACCGAGAGATTCGTTCTATGCTGATGACGGAGCTCGATAGAGACGACATGACGTGGGATCAGCGCAAGTGGATCGTGGAACAGATTCAGGAAACGGGTCGTAGGCAGTTTGAAAAGGACAGCGAAAACAAGCGCTTTCTCGATAGCACCTTGGGAAGAGTCGTTTCAGTTGCAGGCGGAATAGTAGCGATTGGAGCGGCTGCTCTTGGAGGTCGTGCGCTGGGCCAGCGCGGTGGCCAACAGTAGTTCTGCAGCTTATTAGCAAGGCCCACTCCAACTTGCTCGACAATATCGCGCTCGAGCGAACTGGCGTCAGACCCGATTTTTTACCGGACGTCCATCCTCGGCCTAAGATAACGTTCTTCCGTAAAGTTATCCTGAGGGTGGCTCAGGAGTGCACGCTTGTCGAGCTAACCTGCTGAGCGTGCCGGACGACACGACGCCGTACGGCGTCACCACCGACCTGGACCGCATCGACCTCGACGTCGTCCACCGCTGGCTGTCGACCGACGCCTACTGGGCGCTCGGGCGGTCCCGCGAGACGGTGGAGACCGCCGCGCGGAACAGCCTCAACGTCGGCGTCCTCGACCGGGCCGGCGCCCTGTGCGCGTACGCACGCGTCGTCACCGACCGGGCCACGTTCGGCTGGCTCTGCGACGTCTACGTCGACCCGGCCCACCGCGGCCGCGGGGTCGGTGGCCTGCTCGTCCGGTCCGCCCTGGACGCGCTCGAGCCGATGGGACTCGGACGCGTGGTGCTGTCGACGTTCGACGCGCACGGCGTCTACGCCAAGGTCGGCTTCACCCCGTTGCCCGAGCCCGGCCGGTGGATGATCCGCACGCCGCCGGCCGCGGACTGA includes these proteins:
- a CDS encoding GNAT family N-acetyltransferase, which translates into the protein MPDDTTPYGVTTDLDRIDLDVVHRWLSTDAYWALGRSRETVETAARNSLNVGVLDRAGALCAYARVVTDRATFGWLCDVYVDPAHRGRGVGGLLVRSALDALEPMGLGRVVLSTFDAHGVYAKVGFTPLPEPGRWMIRTPPAAD